One part of the Gossypium raimondii isolate GPD5lz chromosome 1, ASM2569854v1, whole genome shotgun sequence genome encodes these proteins:
- the LOC128031845 gene encoding putative phytosulfokines 6, with protein MKQKIVGFISFLSLAFLLLCCFSTSARLLMQINHGEKEFKANEMIIQADAKDDFLNLIGAEKCYDQKDEECLERRMIADAGLDYIYSQSNKP; from the exons ATGAAGCAAAAGATTGTAGGGTTTATAAGCTTTTTGTCGTtagcttttcttcttctttgttgcTTCTCAACATCTGCTCGTTTGCTCATGCAGATCAACCATG GTGAAAAGGAGTTTAAAGCAAACGAGATGATCATTCAAGCAGATGCTAAAGATGATTTCTTAAAT TTGATTGGAGCAGAAAAGTGTTATGATCAGAAAGATGAAGAATGTTTGGAAAGAAGGATGATTGCAGATGCTGGTCTGGATTACATATACAGTCAAAGTAATAAGCCTTGA
- the LOC105786364 gene encoding ribosome production factor 2 homolog: protein MMKIKTPKKGRVKRELDKRAPKLVETGKKTLILQGTKTSGILNSVLSEIYHLKKGGAVRFTRKNDNIRPFESGGETSLEFFSLKTDCSIFVYGSHSKKRPNNLVIGRMYDHHVYDLVEVGVENFKSIESFTYDKKIAPRVGSKPFIAFIGEGFENVDELKHLKEVLLDLLRGEVVENINLAGLDRAYVCTAISSNKVYLTHCALRLKKSGTVVPRMELVEVGPSMDLVVRRHRLPNEGLRKEAMKTAKDQPKKKVKNVSSDAIQGTIGKIYIPDQKVGEMALPNKAKGVKRERREAKNKDANEHASKKQKEESE from the exons ATGATGAAAATTAAGACCCCAAAGAAAGGAAGAGTCAAAAGGGAATTAGATAAACGAGCCCCAAAGCTC GTGGAAACAGGAAAGAAAACACTGATACTTCAAGGAACAAAGACTAGTGGCATATTGAATAGTGTTTTGAgtgaaatttaccatttaaaaaaaGGTGGAGCTGTGAGGTTTACAAGGAAGAATGATAATATAAGGCCATTTGAAAGTGGGGGTGAAACTTCTTTAGAATTCTTTTCTCTCAAAACTGATTGCAGTATCTTTGTT TATGGTTCACATTCGAAGAAGCGACCTAACAATCTAGTTATAGGGCGAATGTACGATCACCATGTATACGATCTCGTAGAGGTTGGGGTTGAGAATTTTAAATCCATTGAATCATTCACTTATGACAAGAAGATAGCACCTCGGGTTGGATCTAAGCCTTTCATTGCTTTCATCGGAGAAGGATTCGAGAATGTAGATGAGCTGAAACATTTGAAGGAAGTTTTGCTTGATCTTTTACGAGGAGAG GTTGTGGAGAATATAAACCTTGCTGGATTGGACCGTGCTTACGTATGTACAGCAATTTCTTCGAATAAGGTATACCTTACGCATTGTGCCCTTCGCTTAAAAAAGTCCGGCACTGTAGTTCCGAGGATGGAACTCGTTGAAGTAGGCCCTTCCATGGATTTGGTGGTTCGACGTCACCGTCTACCAAACGAAGGCTTGAGGAAAGAAGCGATGAAAACTGCTAAAGATCAACCTAAGAAGAAG GTTAAAAACGTTAGCTCAGATGCAATACAAGGAACTATTGGCAAGATCTACATTCCTGACCAGAAG GTCGGAGAAATGGCTTTACCGAACAAAGCTAAAGGTGTGAAGAGAGAGCGCCGAGAAGCTAAGAATAAAGACGCAAACGAACATGCCTCGAAAAAACAGAAGGAAGAATCTGAGTAA
- the LOC105786365 gene encoding putative phytosulfokines 6 → MKAKFSGFITFLFLAFLLLCSSSVSARFLLQINNHGEKELKANEMMMIQADRKDDFSELMGAEECYEQDEECVKRRMMADAHLDYIYTQNHKP, encoded by the exons atGAAGGCAAAATTTTCTGGGTTTATAACCTTTTTGTTCTtagcttttcttcttctttgttcttCCTCAGTATCTGCTCGTTTCCTGCTGCAAATCAACAACCATG gtgaaaaggAGCTTAAAGCAAACGAGATGATGATGATTCAAGCTGATAGAAAAGATGATTTCTCAGAG TTGATGGGAGCAGAAGAGTGTTATGAGCAAGATGAAGAATGTGTGAAAAGGAGGATGATGGCAGATGCTCATTTGGATTATATTTATACTCAAAATCATAAGCCTTAG